GCTATACAATTCATTACTGTTCGACTACTCATTTTCTTTTTTCTTCTTTTGTTCCTCAGATGGCTCTTCTGTTGGATCTGGTTCTTGTTCATCCTTTTTGTTTAACTCATTATTTTGTTCTTTAGCAGGATCTTGTTTTTCATTTTTTTCCTCCTGTCTTTGTTCAGAAGGTTCCTCCGTTGGATCTGGCTCCTTTTCATCTTTTGGAGCTGGGTTACAACCAATTAACAATCCTACCGTAAATATGCTCGTCATAAATATAGAAAGCATTTTTTATAATTCAATTAAAGCACCTCCTAAAATTAATATCTCCTGTATTGTTTCCAACTTATAATTCAATTTATCCAATTTTTTATGACGTTTCTTCAAAAATGCCATTCCTTTAAAATCTTGCATACTTTTTTACAAACTTTCTTGCGCTTGTAAAAAAGTTTTTTTGCATTTCCATACCTATAATTGCTAATATAGTAGAGTAGAACTTTTATAGAGAGAAGGAAAATTATGCACAATGGAATTCGAATGACAACTTTAATGAAAAGGGCTATGCTGATTTGCGCGGGGGTATTATTTACATACGAAGCAGCTTTAGGATCAGCACATACTGCTCTAGCAAGTACAGAGGATGAAGCAAAATCTGTTCAACTTGTAAGTGAAATTCAATCATCTCTTGCACCGAAAGAAGCTCCTAAACAATATAATGGGCAAGTTAGAAAAGTAGCTTATTTAACATTTGATGATGGTCCTGGAAAATACACAGCTGAGCTTTTAGATATGTTAAAGAAAGAAAATGCAAAAGCAACATTCTTCCTTATTGGTTCAAATGTAAAAGCTTTCCCTGATCTTGTAAAACGCGAAGATGCTGAAGGCCACTACGTTGGGATGCACAGTATGACTCATAACTACAAGAAACTTTACACAGAAGGTCATTATGTAGATGAGATGAAAGAAGACCAAGGATTAATCGCTGGCGTTCTAGGTAAATCGCCAGTATTAACTCGTCCATCTTACGGCTCAATGCCAGGATTAAACGAAGCGCTTCGTAACAAAGTTGTTGAGAATGGGCTAAAAGTTTGGGATTGGACAATTGATTCATTAGACTGGAGATATAACAAAATGCCTGTTGACGCTGCATCAGCTAAAATTGTAGAAAACGTTATCAATGGTGCAAACAAGCCGACAGAAGTTATCCTTATGCACGACATTCATCCACAATCTGTAAAAGCAGTACCTGGTATCATTAAAGGGCTGAAAGAAAAAGGATATGAATTAGAAGCCTATAGTGAGAACGAACACTTCCCATTAAACTTCTGGCATGATAATCGTATGTAATGAAAAAGACTTGATTTCCTTTATTTGGTGATCAAGTCTTTTTATCGTTTTAGGAATTACTCCTCATATACTACGACTCAACTCCCCCTTCTCTAATATCAATACAAATTAAAAATCACACGCTATACTATAATTTAGTTTAAATAAGTAGGTGCAATTATGATCGTATATACAGTTCAAACTGAAGAAGCTTGGAAGCAATTTAAGAAACTTGGTTATTTAGAAGGTAATAAAGAATTTATCGATTCAGACGATATATATTCATATGACTGGATGGTGCGCGTTGCTAAAACAAAATTGCCTCATTACGAAGGTAACTATCCTATTTGGGTCTGGGAAGCAAATAATTACCCAAACCGAAATCATAAAGCTTGGGGTAGAAAAAATTCAAAAATGGTAATTTTAACACTAGATGTACCGAAAAAATGGGTACTATGGAGCTATTTTGACTATTGGTGCTGTGCTATGACTGATGGCTCAACATATTTACATACAAAAAATAAGTGTACTTTAGATGAATGGTATATATATATGGATAAAAAATACGGGATCATATTCAATTTCGACTATTTATTATCACATCCTGATTGGTATCTAGATAAAGAGGATTCGTTAGAAAAACAAGGGGTTATCGGAAAAATCCCCCTTTCCTTCGTAAAAAAAGTACGACGTTTTCGTGCTAAGGAAGATACATCTATTCATACAATCAGAAGTGATAACTGGGATAATAGAAAAGAAAACCGTATTAAAAAGATGAATCGAAAATTAAGAAAAAGAAACGAAAAGCAAAAAAGAGTGCAAAAGCGACTTATACGAAATTAAAACAGATTGATCAAAATACAGTAAGAAATTATGGATTGAATATACAAATTCAATCCTATTTTTTATATTATCAACACTTTAGCACATATTACTCTTAAGGGGGGATGTATATGGATTTTCTTTCAGCTGAATATTTGTCAGCCTTGCTTGCCATTATTGTAATTGATTTAGTGTTAGCAGGTGATAATGCCATTGTAATTGGATTAGCAGCAAGACGATTACCGAAAGATCAACAAAAGAAAGTTATTATATGGGGAACTATCGGGGCAATCGCGATTAGAGCCCTCGCTACTTTAGTTGTCGTTTGGTTGCTAAAAATACCAGGGCTACTACTAATTGGTGGTGTACTCCTTATATGGATCGCTTACAAATTAATTGCTGAAGGCAAAGATCATGATATTAAAGCGGAAGAAGGGTTCTGGTCTGCTATTAAAACCATTATCATTGCTGATGCATTGATGGGAATTGATAACGTTCTCGCTGTTGCTGGAGCTGCGCATGGCAATTTTTCTTTAGTAATCATCGGGCTATTAGTTTCAATTCCAGTAGTAGTTTGGGGCAGTACATTAATTTTAAAATGGGTTGACCGGTATCCTATCATCATTACGATTGGAGCAGCTGTTTTAGCTTATACCGCTGCGAAAATGATTGTGGATGAAAAATGGTTCGCTGCATTTTTCGAAAGTAACCCTTTCATAAAATGGGCATTCATCATTATCATCATTGCCGGTGTAGTTTTTTTCGGAAAGGCAAAACAAAAAGCAACAGATGGTTCTATCTGATGATGATGTTATATTTACAAACAAAAGACACTATTCATATGAATAGTGTCTTTTGCTATTTATTTAGCTTCCCCTTCCGGAGCCGTTTTTACTTTCGTTTTGTTTTTATCACGATTGTTATAGTTATACTTCGAACGATCTATCGGTGTAAATCCTTCCGGTGTGTAGAATCGTAATAAGTCACCATTTACGACTTGGTCAGAGTATTTTAACGAGTTTTGAACCATTTGTTCATTTTGTTTTATTTCATCTGTAAATTCTACAGGTTTTCCAGTTGTTGTATCATAATATTTGCCGTTTAGTGCAGTAACTGTTGGGCTTACGAAGTTGCCGTTACGGAACGCAACAACTTGTTTATGATCTGGTGATAATAAATCTGAACCAAATTGAACATAATTTTTTGTATCTGTTCCTAGTAAGTGTAAAAGAGTTGGAAGAACATCAATTTCACCACCGTATTGATGTTGTACGCCACCTTTCACACCTGGTACACGAACGATTAAAGGTACACGCTGTAACTGTGCATTTTCAAACGAGTTAATTTCTTTACCCATTACTTTTGACATTGCTGCGTTATGATTATCTGAAATACCGTAATGGTCTCCGTACATAACGATAATAGAATTATCATATAAACCAGATTGCTTCAAGTAATCGATGAAACCTTTTACAGATTCGTCTAAATAACGTGCTGTTTGGAAATACGTATCTACAGATGAGTCACCTGTGTTCGCTGGTTCAATTGTCGCTTCCTCTTTATCAATTGGATACGGGAAGTGATTCGATAACGTAATAAACTTCGTATAGAACGGTTGTTTCAATGTTTCTAATAACGGAATGGATTCATTAAAGAATGGTTTATCTTTTAATCCATAGTTTACTACATCTTTTTCGTTCATATCATAGTATGAAGCATCAAAGAATTTATTAAAACCAAATGATTTATAAATATCATCACGGTTCCAAAATGTTTTATAGTTACCATGGAATACAGCTGATGTGTATCCTTGTTGTCCTAAAATTGCTGGTGCTGATTGATACGTGTTATGAGATTTCGTTGTAAATACAGATCCTTGTGGTAAACCAAACATAGAATTCTCTAACATAAACTCCGCATCAGACGTTTTCCCTTGTCCTGTTTGATGGAAGAAGTTATCAAAGTAAAGCGTATTCGCATCTTTTGTAAATGAGTTTAAGAACGGCGTAACTTCTTGACCGTTTAATTTATAATCAATTAAGAAGTTTTGGAATGACTCTAAATGAATATAAATTACGTTCATTCCCTTACCTTTACCGAAATACTCAGGATTTGGACTTGCGTAAGTTGATGTTAAATAATTTCTTACTTCCGTCATATTATCTCCATCAGCTAACGCTCTTTCCGTTGATGCTTTCGCACTTTGAATACCATCATAAATCGTATAGTTATATGCCCCTAAATATTTCACAATATAATTACGATCAAACGTTCTTGTTAATAATTCAGGACGGTCAGATTCTGCAAGTCCTAAGTTAACACTGAATAATAAAATACCTGCTACAAATACTAGTGATACTTTATATTTCGCAACACGAATTGGTTTTGGATTTGCAAATTTCGTTGCAACTAACACAATTAAAATAATTGTATCTAAGAAGTATAGCGGATCATAAAGATGTAGCAACGCAACAATACTACCACCTAAATCTCCAAAGTTATTCGTTTGTGTCAACGTCGGGAACGTAATAAAGTCACTGAAAAAGCGATAGTATACGACGTTTGCATATAAAAGAATCGACAATAACAAGTTGATAACAATTAACCAAATATAAGATCGTTTCCCTTTTGCAAATAATGCAAGTCCTAAAAATAACACTGCTGAACTAAGCGGGTTGAAAAACAGCAAGAATTTTTGAATTGTATTTGAAATACCTAAATTAAATTCTGTTACATAAGCCGCATATGTTTTGAGCCAAAATAAAATAACGGCAAACAGAAAGAATCCAAAATGATTGCTTAGCACACTTTTGCTCTTTAATAAGAATTGTTTCATTTCTCCACCTCTTTTGATCATCCAAGGCTTATTTTTTATAAGTCTGTCTCTCTATTCAATTTTTTATCTTCAAATAGATTTTATTTAACTATATGAAGAATACTAGTAATTATAATTTGAAGCTAGTATTTATTCAACTATTTCTTTCTGGACATTTTGACCTTGGTTTCTATTTAACAAAATAAATTTGTAACATTTCCTGTTTACTCCCAAGATTCATCCACTAATTATGACATCACATACTATATACTTTTATTCACTGCTTCGCAAATAAATATGTCTCCAGTTCTGGAACATTAATGTAATATTATTAAATTCACAATTGACCACATTTATTTTTTCAATGTATATTATATTTCCTCAACTATTTATGCTTCAGCCATTTTTCTATGTACAACATTCAAATCTCTTTCCTTCAATAAAATTATTTTTGAATAATTATTCACAATCCATAAAATAAAGTTTATAAAAAAACCTCGCTCTCAAAACGAGAGCGAGGTTTTCCTCATTTATTATTGACCTTTGTACATTGCATCTACTTGTTTTTGAAGTTCTTCATTTTCTAAGAACTCATCGTAAGTAGCCTCTTTATCGATTACACCGTTTGGCGTTACTTCGATAATGCGGTTTGCAATTGTTTGTACGAACTGATGGTCATGAGATGTGAATAACATTGTACCTTTGAATGCGATTAAACCGTTGTTTAGTGCTGTAATAGACTCAAGGTCTAAATGGTTCGTTGGGTCGTCAAGTGTGATTACGTTCGCACCACTTAACATCATTTTAGATAACATACAACGAACTTTTTCGCCTCCAGATAATACAGAAACGTTCTTCTTAACTTCTTCACCTGAGAATAACATACGGCCTAAGAAACCACGTAAGAAGCTTTCTGACTCATCTTGTGGAGAGAATTGACGTAACCATTCAACTAAGTTGAGGTCACTGTTCTCAAAGTACTTAGAGTTATCTCTTGGGAAGTAAGATTGAGAAGTTGTAACGCCCCATTTGAATGAACCACTATCTGGCTCCATTTCACCCATAAGAATTTTAAATAATGTTGTCATTGCAATATCGTTACGACCGATAAATGCAACTTTATCACCTTTATTTAAAGTGAAGTACACATTATCTAACACTTTTTCCCCATCAATTGTTTTAGAAAGACCTTCAACAGTTAATAAGTCATTTCCTACTTCACGCTCAGGTGTGAAGCCAACGAATGGGTAACGACGAGATGATGGTCTAATATCATCTAAAGTAATTTTATCTAATAATTTTTTACGAGAAGTTGCTTGTTTCGCTTTAGATGCGTTTGAGCTAAAGCGCGCAATGAAGTTTTGTAACTCTTTTACTTTCTCTTCTTTTTTCTTATTAGCATCTTGCGTTAATTTTAAAGCTAATTGGCTTGACTCATGCCAGAAGTCATAGTTACCAACATAAAGTTGAATTTTACCGAAATCAAGATCAGCCATGTGCGTACATACTTTATTTAAGAAGTGACGGTCATGGGATACAACGATAACTGTATTTTCAAAGTTCATTAAGAAGTTTTCTAACCATTGGATCGCTTTTAAGTCCAAGTGGTTGGTAGGCTCATCTAGTAATAGAATATCAGGTTTACCGAATAATGCTTGAGCAAGTAATACTTTTACTTTCTCTGCCCCAGTTAATTCTGACAATTTCTTATCATGAAGATCTTCACCAATACCAAGTCCTTTTAGTAAGATTGCAGCTTCTGACTCAGCTTCCCAACCGTTCAGCTCAGCGAACTCACCTTCAAGTTCAGCAGCACGCATACCATCTTCATCACTGAAGTCTTCTTTCATGTAAATGGCATTTTTCTCTTGCATTACTTTATAAAGTTGCGTGTGACCCATAATTACTGTTTCTAATACTGGGAACTCTTCGTATTCGAAGTGGTTCTGTTTTAATACTGCTAGACGCTCACCTGGCGTAATATGTATGTCACCTGTTGATGGTTCGATTTCTCCAGATAAAATCTTTAGAAATGTTGATTTACCAGCACCGTTTGCTCCGATTAAACCGTAGCAGTTACCTGGCGTGAATTTTATGTTAACACCTTCAAACAATTTGCGATCCGCGAAACGCAAACTAACGTTACTTACTGTAATCATTTGTGTCCTCCTACTAATACCGCTTATTTCAGCGTTTTCTCACCGATTGTCTTAAAAAATCGCATATTACGACTCAATTATTGTAGACTATAGCTATTATATAGTAGAAGCTGGATGAATAGCAACGGTTGATTGCTATTCCTTTCTTTCCAAACTCGAATAAAACCTTTGTTTTTAATTATATTAAAGTTACATACACGTTTTAAAGAGGATTCATTTTGAAAAAACATTTATAATTGGAGCATTATGTTTATCAATTGAAATAATACAATAACTTGTATGCATTTCGCATTATAAATAGTAAACTAAAACGCTCAGAAAATATTCTGAGCGTTTTTATTTCTTTCTCCAACTAAAGCACCAGTTAGTGTAAAAAGCTATTTCACCATTTGTATTGTTAACTTATCTTTTAACATTGATCTATATGAGCCAATTTCATATTTTGTATTATTGATTTTTTCTTTTTTCATTTTTAACATATCGAATATTTCTAACTCTAAATTCCTTCTAGCTTCAAGAACTTTTATCGCTCCTTCTACTCCTGAATGGTTATGTTCTTTCCCATAGCCCTGATTCGTGTAATAATCGACAATTCCTGTGGACCATTCTGGATTTCTTTCTTTTAATGCCTTCCTAAATGAAAATTCAAGATCATCTTGTTCTACATAGAATAACATTGGATTTAGATTCTCTATGATTTTTGCAACTTTCATTACATAATTTATTATTTTTTCTTTTTGTTCACCGTATTTAATCATCCCAATCGTTAATGGATTTTGTATGAAACAACATTCAAAAATATAAACCTTATCATCTTCTAGAGCAATTTCAGCAAAGTCCTGCCATTTGTCAGCAATTAATTCAACATTTTTATCGAATGGTAATTCATATATATCGTTTCTTGAAATATCGTTAAATAATTCGTCCGAAAACTGGTCACCAAACTCATTTTTTATCTTTCTGTATGGTAATAAATAATTGCTTCCTTTTTTTAAAACTCTTTTAAGAAGCACTTCTTTAAAATCTCCACTGTTAGATAATAATCTGTCGAATTCAAATTTATTAAAACAAGATACACCATCATAGTCGGCTGGGTGGTTCAAGTTTCCTTCTAAAAATAGTTCAACTTCAATTTTATTTTGGCTTAGAATATCATTTATTAGCTGTGCAGTGGTCGATTTTCCGAATCCAGGTAAACCTTCTACTATTATTAGTTTTGTATTCATAGTTATAAATCCCTTCCTTCAAAGTATTTAACCAAGATTAAAAAAATTACTTACTCCACTGCAATCACTCCTTCAAAATATAATATTCACCATTTCCTTTGAAAAATCTCTATTATTATTTTAACATAAATTTCTATTTACCTTTTAAAAAAGATAGTCCACCTTTAGTTGAGTGAAATATAAAAAAAGGATGTTAAATCATATGTGATTTACATCCCTAATTTGAGTGTTATTTTATATTTTATCTCCTATAACTGAACTAGTTACTTTTAAACGGGGATTCTTTTATTTCCTTTCACTTAATTTCTTTGCATAATCCTTCATTTTACTCATTAAACCTATTAAAGCAGGTAACAATATTGGCATCACAATAATAGCTAATAGTAACAATGCAACACCAACAACGGATGCTACTTGTATAAGCGCCAATACACCTGAAGGGATTAATGCAGCAAATGTACCACCTAAAATAAGTGCCGCTGATAATACAACTCCTCCAATATGACGAGAAGCAGTTACAATTTTCGTCGCTGGTTCCCCTTCTAACTCATTGTATCTCATCATTACAAAAATACTATAATCCACTCCTAAAGCGACAATCATTATGAAGCTAAAGAATGGAACATTCCAGCTTAATGAATCTACGTTTAGTAAGTGTGTACTAATTTGTTCACTTATACCAAGTGATGCAAAATAAGCTAATATTAAAGATCCAATAATAAAGATTGTGTTTAATAATGAACGTGTAATCACGATTAATACGATTGCAATTCCAATTAACATAATTGTAGCTGTACGTAAGAAATCTTGCCCAGTTACTTCTTTTAAGTCAACGTTTCTAGCTGTGGTCCCTCCAATTGCTTTTTTGCATTATTTAATTCTGTCCCCTTCAAAGTACCATCTATCGTTTTATTGATTTCTTGAATAATTGGCATCGCTTCTTTTGAATACGGATTTACGTCTAAAATGATTGTCATTTAAGCAGTCTTTCTATCATGTGACATGTACGTATTCAAAGCTTTTTGGAAATCTTCTCCCTCCAAAACTTCTTTTGGAATATAAAATTTCTCAGAGCTTTTTGATTCATTTAGTTCTCCTAAATATTTCTGAGCATCCCCTAAGCCATTACTTACCTTTTCAAGGCCTTCTGTACTTTTAGATAGTCCTGATTGTAATTGTCCCATCTGTTCTTGCAAGTCTTTCAGTCCTGTTAATACCTGTCCTTGCCCATCGTTTATTTTCGTTAATCCGGTTTGTAACTCAGATGACTTGTTCGCAATTTGTTTTGAACCTGAAGCACCTTCATTTAATCCATTTTTAAGATCAGCTGCTCCTTTTTGTAACTTAGTAACTCCATTGCTCATTTCTTTTAAGCCGTTATCCACTTTCAATAACGATTGATTCGCTTCTTTAAATGATCCCATCGCCGCATTATGCTGCGTTGCTAATTGATTTAATTCATTTGACAGCCCACCTAATTGCTTTTGAGCCTCTTTAGCAATTCCTATCGTCTGCAGAATGTTAGGATCATTTGCTAATTCTGGTTTCATTTGAATGAAATTGGTCATTAACATTTCAATTTGTTCATAACCTTTCTTCGCACCGTCAATCGCTTGAGAAATACTTCCGAAGTATTGATCGTAAGAACTTAAACCTTTCTCTAACTGTGTATAGCCAGCATGAAGTTGTGAAGTTGCATTAGATAATACACTTATATTTTCATTTACTGAAGTTAACCCCCTCTCAATTTGCTGCGCACCTTTTGCTCCGTCATTTATGCCATTTGATAGTTGATTTAAAGCTGTTCCTAATGCCGACACACCATTTTTCGCTTCATTTGTTCCATCAATTAACTTTTGAACGTTTGCAAGACTATTTGAATCCTTACTACCCATTTTATCTTTCGCAGTAGTTAATCCATCATTAATTTCCTTTATACCACCATTGGCATCTCCTAAACCTGTATTTAGTTCATCCGCTTGTTTATTTATATATAGTTCTTTAATTCTTTCACCAGTTGGACGTGTCGGTGCATATACTTCTGAAACACCTTTCACTTTCAAAATCTTTTCAGTTAGTTCATCTAAAGTTTGAAGCGAACTCGCCTCATCTAACTTATTATTCGATTGAATGACTAACGTACTTGGTGAAGAAAAACCAGGTGGAAAATGTTCTTCTATTACGTTAATCCCCATTTTCGACTCATATTTATTGTCTACTTCAAATAAATCGTTGTAATTAAGTGTATTAGAATACTTTAATACGATAGGAATCGATATCACGAATACAATAATTAAAGCGACAAACGGTCTTGCAACTGAATTTTTCGCAAAGAATCCCCATAGGCGACTATCTTCATGACCTTTAAATGTTTTAACTGGATAAAACATCCCTTTTCCTAGAAGCACCATGAAAAATGGATTTAACGTAGTTAATACGAGTAATAATACTGCGACACCAATTGCTACCGCTGAAGTAGATTGATATAATTTAAAGCTCGCTAAAGCAAGAGATGCAAAACCAATTAGTACTGCTATCCCACTATATAAAACAGTTTTCCCTGCCGATTTAAATGTTTCTTTCGTAGCCAAAAATGCGTTTTCTTGTTTACTTAATTCTTCTTTAAATCTCGTAAATAATAAAATGTTATAGTCCGTTCCAACCCCAAACAGGACAACAACTACAAACACTTGTGTAAAGTTAGAAAACGGAAAATTAAATTGATCTACAAGATGAGCAATAATCCCCATTGAAACTAAATATGATACCCCAACAGTAAGAAGAGAAACAATTGGAACAATCGGTGAACGAAATACAATGATTAATATAACTAGAATGAAAATGATTGAAATAACTTCAGTCTTTTTCACTCCCTCTTGAGAAGATGTAAGAAAATCACCCGCGATTAAGTCACTTCCTGTTAAGTACGTTTTTACCCCTTTCGTTTTCACTTTATTATGAAGATTATTTGAAACTTTCGATATTTCACCATGTTTTTTATC
This genomic window from Bacillus anthracis str. Vollum contains:
- a CDS encoding peptidoglycan-N-acetylglucosamine deacetylase, coding for MHNGIRMTTLMKRAMLICAGVLFTYEAALGSAHTALASTEDEAKSVQLVSEIQSSLAPKEAPKQYNGQVRKVAYLTFDDGPGKYTAELLDMLKKENAKATFFLIGSNVKAFPDLVKREDAEGHYVGMHSMTHNYKKLYTEGHYVDEMKEDQGLIAGVLGKSPVLTRPSYGSMPGLNEALRNKVVENGLKVWDWTIDSLDWRYNKMPVDAASAKIVENVINGANKPTEVILMHDIHPQSVKAVPGIIKGLKEKGYELEAYSENEHFPLNFWHDNRM
- a CDS encoding DUF3841 domain-containing protein; its protein translation is MIVYTVQTEEAWKQFKKLGYLEGNKEFIDSDDIYSYDWMVRVAKTKLPHYEGNYPIWVWEANNYPNRNHKAWGRKNSKMVILTLDVPKKWVLWSYFDYWCCAMTDGSTYLHTKNKCTLDEWYIYMDKKYGIIFNFDYLLSHPDWYLDKEDSLEKQGVIGKIPLSFVKKVRRFRAKEDTSIHTIRSDNWDNRKENRIKKMNRKLRKRNEKQKRVQKRLIRN
- a CDS encoding TerC family protein, which translates into the protein MDFLSAEYLSALLAIIVIDLVLAGDNAIVIGLAARRLPKDQQKKVIIWGTIGAIAIRALATLVVVWLLKIPGLLLIGGVLLIWIAYKLIAEGKDHDIKAEEGFWSAIKTIIIADALMGIDNVLAVAGAAHGNFSLVIIGLLVSIPVVVWGSTLILKWVDRYPIIITIGAAVLAYTAAKMIVDEKWFAAFFESNPFIKWAFIIIIIAGVVFFGKAKQKATDGSI
- a CDS encoding LTA synthase family protein, which translates into the protein MKQFLLKSKSVLSNHFGFFLFAVILFWLKTYAAYVTEFNLGISNTIQKFLLFFNPLSSAVLFLGLALFAKGKRSYIWLIVINLLLSILLYANVVYYRFFSDFITFPTLTQTNNFGDLGGSIVALLHLYDPLYFLDTIILIVLVATKFANPKPIRVAKYKVSLVFVAGILLFSVNLGLAESDRPELLTRTFDRNYIVKYLGAYNYTIYDGIQSAKASTERALADGDNMTEVRNYLTSTYASPNPEYFGKGKGMNVIYIHLESFQNFLIDYKLNGQEVTPFLNSFTKDANTLYFDNFFHQTGQGKTSDAEFMLENSMFGLPQGSVFTTKSHNTYQSAPAILGQQGYTSAVFHGNYKTFWNRDDIYKSFGFNKFFDASYYDMNEKDVVNYGLKDKPFFNESIPLLETLKQPFYTKFITLSNHFPYPIDKEEATIEPANTGDSSVDTYFQTARYLDESVKGFIDYLKQSGLYDNSIIVMYGDHYGISDNHNAAMSKVMGKEINSFENAQLQRVPLIVRVPGVKGGVQHQYGGEIDVLPTLLHLLGTDTKNYVQFGSDLLSPDHKQVVAFRNGNFVSPTVTALNGKYYDTTTGKPVEFTDEIKQNEQMVQNSLKYSDQVVNGDLLRFYTPEGFTPIDRSKYNYNNRDKNKTKVKTAPEGEAK
- a CDS encoding ABC-F family ATP-binding cassette domain-containing protein, encoding MITVSNVSLRFADRKLFEGVNIKFTPGNCYGLIGANGAGKSTFLKILSGEIEPSTGDIHITPGERLAVLKQNHFEYEEFPVLETVIMGHTQLYKVMQEKNAIYMKEDFSDEDGMRAAELEGEFAELNGWEAESEAAILLKGLGIGEDLHDKKLSELTGAEKVKVLLAQALFGKPDILLLDEPTNHLDLKAIQWLENFLMNFENTVIVVSHDRHFLNKVCTHMADLDFGKIQLYVGNYDFWHESSQLALKLTQDANKKKEEKVKELQNFIARFSSNASKAKQATSRKKLLDKITLDDIRPSSRRYPFVGFTPEREVGNDLLTVEGLSKTIDGEKVLDNVYFTLNKGDKVAFIGRNDIAMTTLFKILMGEMEPDSGSFKWGVTTSQSYFPRDNSKYFENSDLNLVEWLRQFSPQDESESFLRGFLGRMLFSGEEVKKNVSVLSGGEKVRCMLSKMMLSGANVITLDDPTNHLDLESITALNNGLIAFKGTMLFTSHDHQFVQTIANRIIEVTPNGVIDKEATYDEFLENEELQKQVDAMYKGQ